One region of Luteolibacter yonseiensis genomic DNA includes:
- the menA gene encoding 1,4-dihydroxy-2-naphthoate octaprenyltransferase, whose product MPATLKSCILAARPKTLPAAIVPVWVGCVLAWKITGQFSLLLALCTLGGSVAIQIATNFFNDAIDAEKGADTERRLGPTRVTASGLMRPRTVMGIASAFLGLAVICGAVLFQARGWPIIAIGIPSLFLAYGYTGGPFPLAYRGLGEIFVILFFGFVAVAGTVFVQTGEWRPEALLLGLQIGLLSAILISINNLRDREEDAGTGKRTLAVRFGPKAAVAVIWLEVKIAVFAGLGWIAFGQPPLAIASAPVFLLGLRIIWGVLTFPPSAFNRLLALGGVQLIVFAAAFHFAAAMAR is encoded by the coding sequence GTGCTTGCCTGGAAAATCACCGGACAGTTCAGCCTGCTGCTGGCGCTCTGCACGCTCGGTGGCTCGGTCGCCATCCAGATCGCGACGAATTTTTTCAATGACGCCATCGACGCGGAAAAGGGCGCGGACACCGAGCGGCGGCTCGGCCCCACCCGCGTGACGGCTTCGGGCCTCATGCGGCCGCGCACGGTGATGGGCATCGCCTCGGCATTCCTCGGACTGGCGGTGATCTGTGGAGCCGTGCTGTTCCAGGCGCGTGGCTGGCCCATCATCGCGATCGGCATCCCCTCGTTGTTCCTCGCGTATGGCTATACCGGCGGACCCTTCCCTCTGGCATACCGTGGGTTGGGCGAGATTTTCGTGATCCTTTTCTTCGGCTTCGTCGCGGTGGCCGGCACGGTGTTTGTCCAGACCGGCGAATGGCGGCCCGAGGCGCTCTTGCTCGGGTTGCAGATCGGCCTGCTGTCCGCCATCCTCATCTCCATCAACAACCTCCGCGACCGGGAGGAGGATGCGGGTACGGGAAAAAGAACGCTCGCTGTCCGGTTCGGACCGAAGGCAGCGGTGGCGGTCATCTGGCTTGAGGTGAAAATCGCGGTGTTTGCCGGCCTCGGGTGGATCGCCTTCGGCCAGCCGCCGCTGGCCATCGCGAGCGCGCCGGTGTTCCTTCTGGGACTGCGCATCATCTGGGGGGTGCTCACTTTTCCGCCCTCGGCGTTCAACCGGTTGCTGGCGTTGGGCGGAGTGCAGTTGATTGTTTTCGCCGCCGCCTTTCATTTCGCCGCCGCCATGGCCCGCTGA
- a CDS encoding AMP-binding protein yields MDSSVLTCDAFWNDPRPFAAGEIPDLAELAGHVLFETSGSSGNPKWVALSKQALLVSARAVNEHLQVTEESRWGLALPLNHVGGFGVAARSYAAGCGMETYRGRWNPILFGGWVARAGVTHTSLVPTQVHDLVKAGLEAPPALKAIVVGGGHLDPATGRAARDLGWPVLASYGMSEAASQIATQGLDLLEMPYQSAPIPLLPVWQAETSPEGLLSIAGPALFSGYVRDGCFTPRTSPWHLTTDRVLLEDRQLTPMGRADNRVKVLGELVDPESIERELAELSGGRLSPGTYAVVAVPDERAGNVLLPVFESALDPALVASVLELYDKRAAGFRRLRSARFISDIPHSGLGKIKRAELMKLI; encoded by the coding sequence ATGGACTCGTCTGTATTAACCTGTGATGCCTTCTGGAATGATCCGCGGCCCTTCGCCGCCGGGGAGATTCCGGACCTGGCGGAGCTTGCGGGGCACGTGCTTTTCGAGACGTCCGGGAGTTCGGGAAATCCCAAGTGGGTCGCGCTTTCCAAACAGGCGCTGCTCGTTTCCGCAAGAGCGGTGAACGAGCATCTCCAGGTAACGGAGGAATCCCGCTGGGGGCTGGCTCTGCCTCTCAACCATGTCGGCGGATTCGGCGTCGCGGCACGGAGTTATGCCGCGGGATGCGGGATGGAGACATACCGCGGACGTTGGAATCCCATATTGTTCGGCGGGTGGGTCGCGCGTGCCGGTGTCACCCATACCTCCCTCGTTCCGACACAGGTTCATGATCTGGTGAAAGCCGGCCTGGAAGCTCCTCCGGCTCTCAAGGCCATCGTCGTCGGGGGCGGGCATCTGGACCCCGCCACGGGCCGGGCGGCGCGCGATCTCGGCTGGCCGGTGCTGGCGAGCTATGGCATGTCCGAGGCCGCGTCCCAGATCGCCACCCAGGGGCTTGATCTACTGGAAATGCCGTACCAATCGGCGCCCATTCCGCTGCTGCCGGTCTGGCAGGCGGAGACCTCGCCGGAAGGATTGCTCTCGATCGCGGGCCCCGCCCTCTTTTCCGGTTATGTGAGGGATGGTTGTTTCACCCCGCGCACGTCGCCCTGGCACCTGACGACCGACCGCGTGCTGCTGGAGGACCGCCAGCTCACGCCCATGGGCCGCGCCGACAACCGGGTGAAGGTCCTCGGCGAGCTGGTCGATCCGGAATCCATCGAGCGCGAGCTGGCGGAGCTTTCGGGTGGCCGGCTGTCTCCCGGAACCTATGCCGTCGTCGCGGTTCCGGACGAACGCGCCGGAAACGTGTTACTGCCCGTTTTCGAATCAGCCTTGGACCCCGCGCTCGTCGCGTCGGTGCTGGAACTTTATGACAAGCGGGCCGCGGGTTTCCGCAGATTGAGATCCGCACGTTTCATATCGGATATCCCACACAGCGGATTGGGCAAGATCAAACGCGCGGAGTTGATGAAATTGATATAA
- a CDS encoding PhoH family protein: MIHRTEEGQSALFEEAPEEGGGTRKKRAAGKTPQPTDLGLMAPSQLAKNFVLDTNVLLHDPAALDRFQDNHLCILVDVLSELDKFKSEQSERGANARRVHRRLTEMFSCTNKVTQGVTTAFGGTIRLVIYDPSNCPKNSDMLDRFHRIFPDRERVDHRILAASLLLMQYNDAPVVLVTKDINMQLKARAVGIECQDYLNDKVDAREVSNYEVRRIEVDPNELQRFSSTGEITLSDERLPGVAVNEYVLLGTGEKQTIPARLTADGRFVRLEIPDVLKIPDGQSLKPLNLGQRCLIDALLNPDISLVTCYGHAGTGKTLVAVAAGLHEMFNRKYNGITVSRPVVAMGDQLGFLPGSLDEKMRPWLQPIHDALDLLMRPNTPLGPRRKQQAKATGAPPVAAKKPYELLMEQGILEIEALCYIRGRSIPNRFFILDEAQQLTPQEAKTIVTRMSRDSKLVLVGDPAQIDNPYVDSRSNGLVYTRNRLKGQPFVAHVALNRGERSELAEAGAQLM; encoded by the coding sequence ATGATCCATCGCACCGAGGAAGGTCAGTCCGCACTGTTTGAAGAAGCCCCTGAGGAAGGTGGCGGCACCCGGAAAAAACGAGCGGCAGGCAAAACTCCCCAGCCAACAGACCTTGGCCTCATGGCCCCCTCGCAGTTGGCCAAGAATTTCGTATTGGACACCAATGTCCTGCTGCACGATCCGGCGGCCCTCGACCGGTTTCAGGACAACCACCTGTGCATCCTTGTCGATGTCCTGTCCGAGTTGGACAAATTCAAGTCCGAGCAAAGCGAGCGCGGAGCGAACGCCCGCCGAGTCCACCGCCGTCTCACGGAAATGTTCTCCTGCACGAACAAGGTCACGCAGGGTGTCACCACCGCCTTCGGCGGCACCATCCGCCTTGTGATCTACGATCCCTCCAACTGCCCGAAAAACTCGGACATGCTCGACAGGTTCCACCGCATTTTCCCGGACCGCGAGCGCGTGGACCACCGTATCCTGGCCGCCAGCTTGCTACTGATGCAGTACAATGACGCGCCCGTGGTGCTCGTCACCAAAGACATCAACATGCAGCTCAAGGCGCGGGCCGTAGGCATCGAGTGCCAGGACTATCTCAATGACAAGGTGGACGCCCGCGAGGTCTCGAACTACGAGGTTCGTCGTATCGAGGTGGATCCGAATGAACTGCAACGCTTCTCCAGCACCGGTGAGATCACCCTTTCCGACGAACGTCTCCCCGGTGTGGCGGTGAATGAATATGTGCTGCTGGGAACGGGGGAGAAACAAACCATCCCGGCCCGCCTCACCGCGGACGGAAGGTTCGTGAGGCTGGAGATCCCGGACGTTCTCAAGATCCCGGACGGCCAGTCGCTCAAGCCGCTCAATCTCGGCCAGCGCTGCCTGATCGACGCCCTGCTGAACCCGGACATCTCCCTGGTGACCTGTTATGGCCATGCCGGCACCGGCAAGACTCTTGTCGCGGTCGCGGCCGGCCTGCATGAGATGTTCAATCGGAAATACAACGGCATCACCGTCAGCCGCCCTGTGGTGGCCATGGGGGATCAACTGGGTTTCCTTCCCGGATCACTGGATGAGAAAATGCGCCCGTGGCTGCAACCGATCCATGACGCGCTCGATCTCCTGATGCGCCCGAACACCCCCTTGGGTCCCCGCCGCAAGCAGCAGGCGAAAGCCACAGGCGCTCCGCCGGTCGCCGCGAAGAAGCCGTACGAGCTTCTCATGGAACAGGGCATTCTCGAAATCGAGGCGCTTTGCTACATCCGCGGACGCTCGATTCCCAACCGCTTCTTCATTCTGGACGAAGCCCAGCAGCTCACTCCGCAGGAGGCGAAGACCATCGTGACCCGGATGTCCCGCGACTCGAAACTCGTGCTCGTGGGGGACCCGGCGCAGATCGACAATCCCTATGTGGACAGCCGCAGCAATGGTCTCGTTTACACGCGGAACCGTTTGAAGGGCCAGCCCTTCGTCGCCCACGTGGCCCTGAACCGCGGCGAGCGTTCGGAGCTGGCGGAGGCCGGCGCGCAGTTGATGTGA
- a CDS encoding enolase C-terminal domain-like protein, protein MHLIEQKPLVSRYRLKARGFLNSISNRREFEGALIQVDGGYGCIHPWPELGDPTLDKCLADLAGARRWPIVRRALRCAEYDRTARGFENSLFEEMEVPRSHATLAKGDVTEIAFAVDAGFTVIKLKTGRDLVSEARFLEDMVAEYPSLQWRLDFNESLTPAAAVEFLSGLTEKARAAIDFVEDPCPYSETAWKEIRSTTRVKLAVDREAAPLSSAAQVMVVKPAIDEPFLLGESAISHSQRVVMTSYMDHPLGQAFAAWEAARLELQFPGLVGLCGLQTHHLFEPDEFSEALGPWSPDFKIPDGMGLGFDDLLAALPWTRLY, encoded by the coding sequence ATGCATCTGATCGAACAAAAACCACTCGTCTCCCGCTACCGTCTGAAGGCGCGGGGCTTTCTCAATTCCATCTCGAACAGACGGGAGTTCGAAGGCGCGCTGATCCAGGTGGACGGTGGTTACGGTTGTATCCACCCGTGGCCGGAGCTGGGCGATCCGACATTGGACAAATGCCTCGCCGACCTCGCGGGAGCGCGCCGGTGGCCCATCGTCCGCCGCGCGCTGCGCTGCGCGGAGTACGACCGCACCGCCCGTGGGTTCGAGAACTCGTTGTTCGAGGAAATGGAGGTGCCCCGCAGTCATGCGACGCTGGCGAAGGGGGACGTCACGGAAATCGCGTTCGCGGTGGACGCGGGTTTCACCGTGATCAAATTGAAAACGGGCAGGGATCTGGTATCGGAAGCGAGGTTTCTCGAGGACATGGTGGCGGAGTATCCATCGCTGCAATGGCGGCTGGACTTCAATGAAAGCCTCACCCCTGCCGCCGCGGTGGAATTTTTGTCAGGTCTCACGGAAAAGGCCCGGGCCGCCATCGATTTCGTGGAAGACCCGTGTCCGTATTCCGAAACGGCGTGGAAGGAAATCCGTAGCACCACGCGCGTGAAGCTGGCGGTGGATCGCGAGGCGGCCCCGCTTTCATCCGCCGCGCAGGTGATGGTCGTAAAGCCGGCGATCGACGAGCCTTTCCTGTTGGGCGAAAGCGCCATCAGCCACAGCCAGCGCGTCGTCATGACCAGCTACATGGACCATCCGCTGGGCCAGGCGTTCGCGGCGTGGGAGGCGGCACGGTTGGAATTGCAGTTTCCCGGACTCGTCGGACTGTGTGGCCTGCAAACCCACCACCTGTTCGAACCTGACGAATTCTCCGAAGCTCTCGGCCCATGGTCGCCGGATTTCAAAATTCCGGATGGCATGGGGCTGGGATTCGACGATCTTCTCGCCGCCCTGCCATGGACTCGTCTGTATTAA